One Rosa chinensis cultivar Old Blush chromosome 5, RchiOBHm-V2, whole genome shotgun sequence genomic region harbors:
- the LOC121049303 gene encoding peroxidase N-like, with protein MATDLQNLCPVTSDGNNTAALDRNSRDLFDNHYFQNLLTGKGLLGSDQLLFSSDLADTTSTKSLVQSYSSSSNLFLTDFANSMIKMGSISPLTGSAGEIRKNCRVVNS; from the coding sequence ATGGCAACTGATCTACAGAACCTATGCCCTGTGACCAGCGACGGAAACAACACCGCGGCTCTTGATCGGAACTCTAGAGATCTATTCGATAACCATTACTTTCAGAACTTGCTCACCGGAAAGGGCCTTCTCGGTTCTGATCAGCTTTTATTTTCTAGTGATTTAGCCGATACAACAAGTACCAAAAGCTTGGTCCAAAGCTATAGCTCTAGTTCCAACCTTTTCCTGACAGATTTTGCTAATTCTATGATCAAAATGGGAAGTATAAGTCCACTCACCGGGTCTGCTGGAGAGATAAGAAAGAACTGCAGGGTTGTTAATTCATGA
- the LOC112165335 gene encoding peroxidase 15 — protein sequence MSTFSYVAAAIVLFTLVLGNSNAQLSSTFYDTTCPNVSRVVRNVVEKAQQNDIRIGAKLIRVHFHDCFVNGCDASLLLDDADDIDSEKNAVPNLSTAGYPVIDDIKTALENVCPGVVSCADIVALASQILVSENGGPTWEVQLGRRDSRTANRAGTTAIPSPLETLAQITKKFTDAGLDSTDLVALSGAHTFGRAQCSTFVHRLYNFSGTGNPDPSLDTTYLETLRKTCPEGGNGGTLANLDPSTPNGFDNNYFTNLQNKQGLLQTDQELFSTSGADTISIVDRFANSQSDFFDTFAKSMINMGNIKPLTGSDGEIRSDCKRVN from the exons ATGTCTACTTTTTCATATGTTGCAGCAGCAATTGTTCTCTTTACCCTTGTGTTGGGCAACTCCAATGCTCAGCTCAGCTCCACTTTTTACGACACAACGTGCCCTAATGTGTCGAGGGTGGTTCGTAATGTGGTGGAGAAAGCTCAACAGAATGATATTCGTATTGGCGCCAAACTCATCCGGGTTCACTTCCACGACTGCTTCGTCAAT GGGTGTGATGCATCACTTTTGCTCGACGATGCAGACGACATAGACAGTGAAAAAAATGCAGTTCCGAATCTATCCACAGCTGGATATCCTGTGATTGATGACATCAAAACTGCACTCGAGAATGTTTGCCCTGGTGTTGTCTCCTGTGCTGATATTGTAGCTCTTGCTTCTCAGATACTCGTTTCTGAG AATGGAGGACCGACTTGGGAAGTTCAATTGGGAAGAAGAGACAGTAGGACAGCCAACCGGGCTGGTACTACTGCCATTCCAAGCCCTTTAGAAACCCTTGCGCAAATTACCAAAAAGTTCACTGATGCAGGACTTGATTCCACAGATCTCGTTGCTTTGTCAG GTGCTCATACATTTGGCCGGGCACAGTGTTCAACTTTCGTCCACCGCCTATACAATTTCAGTGGTACCGGGAACCCCGACCCAAGCCTGGACACAACTTACTTGGAAACCCTACGCAAAACATGTCCCGAAGGCGGCAATGGAGGTACATTGGCCAACCTTGATCCTTCTACGCCCAATGGCTTCGACAACAACTACTTCACAAACCTTCAGAACAAGCAGGGGCTTCTCCAGACGGATCAGGAGCTGTTTTCGACCAGTGGAGCCGACACTATTTCCATTGTGGACCGGTTTGCTAATAGCCAAAGCGACTTCTTTGACACTTTTGCTAAGTCCATGATCAATATGGGAAATATAAAACCTTTGACGGGAAGTGATGGAGAAATTAGGTCTGATTGTAAAAGAGTTAACTAA
- the LOC121049304 gene encoding disease resistance-like protein CSA1, giving the protein MDFSSRLPLTRSEIVIPPILGTSPLGKGLQIMENLKIIELISCNGVTKISDLSRFPNLVDLKVQLCGSLKEVTVGVLKNLVNLELSSNRELSKFKIVGEMESLKRLNLQGTAIKELSSSSIGYLKNLVELNLQACKKLTHVPGTIFELQHLQHLDLSWCELVTFSEMYSSNRRNSHVKYYGPLFVNVRRCNSVVEISEFAREIDSLNAGSCYALRRVSKLSNILEGKESNMCRRMNLFGCRILCSNLARDVSKLKENLPDSSEVTALLSLFLSCLQSGFEVTFPGNDIPEWFTCRTGFGPLPWSRDVNYRGLRVYKFRIEFPGNFKWENKGLAFCAQADKDSQYHFRHFKFHSIYINGVCIESIIWEDTWFRLVFGHVWLYYIPFHTIIRLLRESGLPPPSLCLVDFQFEYQTLQNYYWLSETRRALMGSCGLHVVMPDDEGVFVNGLVHQREYENHQQEPTTV; this is encoded by the exons ATGGATTTCAGCAGCCGACTACCACTGACGCGATCTGAG ATAGTGATTCCACCCATACTTGGGACGTCACCACTGGGGAAGGGATTACAG atcatggaaaatttgaaaataatcGAGTTGATTAGTTGCAATGGTGTAACTAAAATTTCCGACTTGTCTAGATTCCCAAATTTGGTAGACTTGAAAGTACAGTTATGTGGAAGTTTAAAAGAAGTTACGGTTGGGGTTCTGAAGAATCTTGTTAATTTGGAACTTAGTAGCAACAGAGAACTTAGTAAGTTCAAAATTGTGGGGGAGATGGAATCCTTGAAACGCCTGAATCTGCAGGGCACTGCCATCAAAGAATTGTCTTCATCGTCAATCGGATATCTCAAAAATCTTGTAGAGTTAAATTTACAAGCATGCAAAAAGCTTACACATGTGCCGGGCACCATCTTCGAGTTGCAACATCTACAGCATCTTGATCTCTCGTGGTGCGAACTGGTTACATTTTCTGAAATGTATTCTAGTAACCGGAGGAATTCGCATGTCAAGTACTACGGCCCTTTATTTGTCAATGTGAGGCGATGCAATAgtgtggtagaaatttcagaattCGCAAGGGAAATAGATTCGTTAAATGCCGGTAGTTGCTATGCATTGAGAAGAGTTTCGAAGTTGTCAAACATTTTGGAAGGTAAAGAGTCAAACATGTGTCGTCGGATGAACTTGTTCGGTTGCCGTATCCTGTGCAGCAATCTGGCTCGTGACGTTTCAAAGTTGAAAGAAAATTTACCGGATAGTTCAGAAGTAACGGCTCTGTTGTCTCTTTTTCTCTCATGTCTTCAATCTGGATTCGAGGTTACGTTTCCCGGAAATGACATTCCAGAATGGTTCACCTGCCGTACGGGTTTTGGGCCGTTACCCTGGTCTCGGGATGTCAATTACAGAGGGCTTCGAGTATACAAGTTCAGAATTGAGTTTCCTGGAAATTTCAAATGGGAGAACAAAGGATTGGCTTTCTGTGCTCAAGCTGATAAAGATTCCCAGTATCACTTTAGACATTTCAAATTCCACTCTATTTACATTAATGGCGTATGCATAGAGTCCATAATCTGGGAAGACACTTGGTTCAGGTTGGTGTTTGGTCATGTGTGGTTGTACTATATTCCATTCCATACAATAATAAGACTGCTCAGGGAGAGTGGCTTACCACCACCTTCCTTGTGTCtagttgattttcaatttgaatatCAAACCCTCCAAAATTACTACTGGTTATCGGAAACGAGGCGAGCACTGATGGGAAGCTGTGGACTCCACGTAGTAATGCCAGACGATGAAGGCGTTTTTGTAAATGGGCTGGTTCATCAGCGAGAATATGAAAATCATCAGCAGGAACCAACAACTGTTTGA